A region of the Muricauda sp. MAR_2010_75 genome:
ATACGTCATATGATGTTGCAAAACTTGGAGCAGGCAGCCATAACCTGTGATGATGAAGAACGCGATGCGCTGACCAATTTTGTGATTGTGGGCGGTGGCCCGGCCGGTGTCGAAATGGCAGGTGCCTTGGCGGAATTCTGTAAGTACATCCTTCCAAAAGACTATCCCGAGTATCCGAATAGCATAATGAACATCTACCTGATCGAAGCATCGGACGAACTATTAGCCTCAATGTCCAACAAAGCCTCGACAAAAACACTTCGGTATCTAAAAAATCTAAATGTGCAAGTGTTGTTGAACGAGGCCGTGAGCGGTTACGACGGTAATGTGGTATCTACCAAAAGTGGAAGGAAAATCATGGCGAAAAACCTGATTTGGACGGCAGGTGTAACAGGCCAGGTTCCAGCGGGCATCAATCAAAAACATATAATTAATGGGAACCGTCTAAAAACGGATACCCATCTAAAAGTGGAAGGCATGGATAATGTTTTTGCCATTGGGGACATTGCCGGGGTAATCACCGACGAGACCCCTAAGGGCCATCCACAGGTAGCCCAAACCGCCATTCAACAGGGCGGTCATTTGGCCAAAGTGCTATTGAACACCGTTCAATCAATGCCTTCCAAACCATTTAGGTATAAAGATAAAGGTTCATTGGCCACAGTTGGTAAAAGAAAAGCGGTCGCTGATTTAGGAAAGCTCCACTTCGGCGGGTATGCTGCCTGGCTTTTATGGTCCGTGGTTCACTTGCTTTCCATCAGCGGGTTTCGAAACAAATTTTTGGTGGGCTTCAATTGGGCCATCAGTTATTTTACCTACGAAAAAAGCAACCGGGTAATCATAAGAAGTTTCAAACGTGATGCTTATATGAAAGCCTCCTTAAAATATAGTTCCAATAATGAATGGGAAAAGGATGTAAATCCCAAAAAATCCAGCATTGATGCCTAGCCATTATTCAAATAACAGTATTATGAAATTCTTCGGCAGCTCGATCAAAAGACTGCACAACTATGGCATTGTGCTCTTTATCACTGTTGTTATTGCTATGGTGTGGGCCAACTCGCCATGGAAGGGATATTATGTCGGCCTAATGCAAACCGAATTTGCCTTTAGTGTGGGTACATTTCAGCTATCTGAGTCGCTACTGTTATGGATCAACGATGGCTTAATGGCACTATTTTTTATGCAAGTCGGTCTAGAGCTGAAACGTGAAATAATCGGTGGTAAACTGTCGTCCCCAAAGGATGCAATACTGCCCATCGGTGCAGCAATAGGTGGTATGGTGCTCCCTGCCCTTATTTATTTTATGTTCAACAACTCGGGCGAGGCTTCCAATGGTTGGGGCATTCCCATGGCCACGGATATTGCATTTTCATTAGGGGTTCTGGCCCTTGTCGGAAAAAGACTTCCTTCGACCTTGAGGGTTTTTCTTATTACACTGGCTATTGTGGATGATCTAGGTGGTGTCTTGGTCATTGCCCTCTTTTATACCTCAGGTATCTCGCAGATGGATCTACTCCATGGACTATTGTTCTTCGCGGCTTTGATAATTGGTAATTATGCGGGAGTAAGAAGCACATGGTTCTATGCCATTATTGGCATCGGTGGTGTTTGGTTGACCTTCTTTTTTTCAGGGGTACATCCAACCATTGCCGGGATTCTGACCGCATTTGCCATTCCTGGTAGGGTAAAAATTAAGGAGACTACCTTTTTAGAGCGTTTAGACCGTTTACATAAGAGATTTCAAGAAACCAAGTCCATAAAGGGGACGCTTATCTCAAAAACGCAATTGGAGATATTGGAGGATATAAAGACTGCAAGTTCCGAGGCCGAAACTCCACTCCAAAAATTGGAAAGGACTTTAAACCCAATAGTGGGCTTTGTAATTCTTCCCTTGTTCGCTTTGGCAAATGCAGGAATACATCTTCATGGAGATTTGCTGAAAGTACTATCCAGCCCGGTTAGCTTGGGGATTGGTCTAGGTCTCATTTTTGGCAAGTTTATCGGTATTACTGCTTTTTCAAGACTACTCGTTGCATTTAAACTCGCCAAGCTTCCGGAAAACGTGAATTGGAAAATGATTTATGGTATAGGTTTTCTTGGCGGTATCGGTTTTACCATGTCGTTGTTTATAACCGAACTGGCTTTTACGGACGAGTCCCTAATATTTACGGCCAAGGTAAGCATCCTATTCGCTTCATTGACAGCGGGGGTAATGGGTGCTCTATTATTATACAGAAACAGAAAACAATTAAGAACAGTTAAACATAAAAGAACATGAAAAACATTGCAGTAGTAGGATACGGAGTTATCGGGAAAAGAGTGGCCGATGCCATTAATGTACAAGATGATATGAGCCTTATTGGGGTTTGTGATGTCATCAGCGATTGGCGCATACAAAATGCGGTGCGAAAAGGGTATGCAGTTTATGCGGCCACACCCGAAGCCGAAAAAGAAATGAAAGCAGCCAATATTGCCATTGAAGGAAGTATGCAAGACATTTTAGAAAAAGTAGATCTTGTAGTGGACTGTACGCCAAAGAACATCGCCGCGAAAAATGTGGAAATATACAAAGGGCAAGGGATCAAGTTTATCGTACAGGGAGGTGAAAAACACAAGACCACAGGCCACTCCTTTAGTGCCGAGAACAATTATAGCACTGCGGTAAATCTAGATGCTACCCGGGTGGTTTCCTGTAACACCACATCTATCTTAAGGACATTGACCGCTTTAAAAAAGGCAGATCTATTGGATTATGCACGGGGAACATTATTAAGAAGGGCGACCGACCCATGGGAAAGCCACTTGGGCGGCATCATGAACACCATGGTGCCGGAAAAGGACATCCCGAGCCATCAAGGTCCCGACGCGCAAAGTGTCGATCCGGATTTGGATGTCATTACTTCTGCGGTCAAAGTTCCCGAGACTTTGAGCCATATGCATTACTGGAACGTTAAGCTACGAAAAAAAGCCTCAAAGGAAGAGGTGTTGAACGCCCTCAAAACCTCAAGTAGAATCAAGTTCATTCACTATGATCAAGGCTTGGTCTCCAACAATACCATCAAAGAAATGTTTTTGGATATGGGTAGGCCTTGGGGCGATATGTACGAGGTGGCCCTATGGGAAGACATGCTCAAGGTTGTGGGCGATGAACTTTTTTATGCCTACGTGGTCGATAACCAAGCGATTGTAATCCCTGAGACCATTGATGCCATTCGGGCCCTCACGGGTATTGAGACCGATGCACACAGATCCATCGAAAAAACCAATGCAAGTTTAGGAATCGGATAAAATTTCATTATGAAAACTTATGATAACATAGTCGCGCATTTAGGGGACAAAGCATCTTTCTATTTAGATCATGTAAGCCAGAAGGTCACCAAAGATGAACTGCAGTTGCCCGATAAGAATATTGTGGACAACGTATTCGTCAATAGTAATCGAAATCAACAAGTACTCCGAAGCCTTTCGCAATTATATGGCCATGGTAATCTGGGAGGTACGGGGTATCTCAGCATTTTACCGGTAGATCAGGGAATCGAGCACAGTGCCTTATTTTCTTTTTACAAGAACCCCGATTATTTTGATCCCGAGAACATTGTAAAGCTCGCCATCGAAGCCGGTTGCAACGGTGTGGCCTCCACTTTTGGGGTGTTGGGCCTTTGTTCTCGGAAATATGCGCATAAAGTCCCCTTCATTGTCAAGATAAACCACAATGAATTATTGTCCTATCCCAACACTTATGACCAGAACCTGTTCGGAAAAGTCAGGGAAGCGTGGAACATGGGCGCGGTTGCAATCGGGGCTACCATTTATTTTGGGTCCCAGGAAAGCAATCGACAGATAAGGGAGATTGCGGAAGCCTTTGCCGAGGCCCATAGCCTTGGTATGGCCACAATTTTGTGGTGCTACACCCGCAACGATGCTTTCAAAACAGACAAAGAGGACTATCACACCGCCGCGGATTTAACGGGTCAGGCCAACCATTTAGGGGTAACGATACAGGCCGATATCATCAAACAGAAGTTGCCCACGACCAATTTTGGTTTCAAGAACCTGAAATTCGGCAAGTTTGATGATGCCATGTACGAAACACTGACCACGGAGCACCCCATAGATCTATGCCGGTTGCAGGTGGCCAATTGCTACATGGGCAAAATAGGTTTGATAAACTCAGGTGGCGGTTCACAAGGCGAGTCAGATATGTCGGATGCGGTCAGAACTGCGGTCATCAACAAAAGGGCAGGCGGAGCAGGATTGATCTTAGGGAGAAAGGCCTTTCAAAGACCTTTTAAGGACGGTGTGGAATTATTGCATGCCGTGCAGGGCGTTTACCTTGAAGAAAGAATAACAATAGCATAAGTCATCTGATAAAAGAATGCTGGATACGGAAATAAAATCATTAAAATCATTAAACCACTACCTACAAAGGTTGGTTGAGAACCGGCTTTGGCTCAAAGTTATCATTGCTTTGTTTCTTGGTGTTGGAGTAGGCCTGTTGTTAAGTCCCCAAAACGGTTGGATCACCAAAAGCACCGCCGATGTTCTGGGGAATTGGCTGGCCCTGCCGGGCATGCTCTTTTTGAAATTGGTCCAGATGATCATGATACCACTGATTGTGGCCTCCATCATCACCGGCATAGCGAGTAACGA
Encoded here:
- a CDS encoding class I fructose-bisphosphate aldolase is translated as MKTYDNIVAHLGDKASFYLDHVSQKVTKDELQLPDKNIVDNVFVNSNRNQQVLRSLSQLYGHGNLGGTGYLSILPVDQGIEHSALFSFYKNPDYFDPENIVKLAIEAGCNGVASTFGVLGLCSRKYAHKVPFIVKINHNELLSYPNTYDQNLFGKVREAWNMGAVAIGATIYFGSQESNRQIREIAEAFAEAHSLGMATILWCYTRNDAFKTDKEDYHTAADLTGQANHLGVTIQADIIKQKLPTTNFGFKNLKFGKFDDAMYETLTTEHPIDLCRLQVANCYMGKIGLINSGGGSQGESDMSDAVRTAVINKRAGGAGLILGRKAFQRPFKDGVELLHAVQGVYLEERITIA
- a CDS encoding NAD(P)/FAD-dependent oxidoreductase, yielding MESVCLPKTFLPRIVVVGGGFAGLALVEGLKNKEVQVVLIDRNNFHQFQPLFYQVATSGLEPDSIVFPFRKQFKGYGNVSFRFAEVTQIEPASNTVVTDKGKLTYDYLVLATGTKTNFFGMKEVEQNSLGMKDIKDSLNIRHMMLQNLEQAAITCDDEERDALTNFVIVGGGPAGVEMAGALAEFCKYILPKDYPEYPNSIMNIYLIEASDELLASMSNKASTKTLRYLKNLNVQVLLNEAVSGYDGNVVSTKSGRKIMAKNLIWTAGVTGQVPAGINQKHIINGNRLKTDTHLKVEGMDNVFAIGDIAGVITDETPKGHPQVAQTAIQQGGHLAKVLLNTVQSMPSKPFRYKDKGSLATVGKRKAVADLGKLHFGGYAAWLLWSVVHLLSISGFRNKFLVGFNWAISYFTYEKSNRVIIRSFKRDAYMKASLKYSSNNEWEKDVNPKKSSIDA
- the nhaA gene encoding Na+/H+ antiporter NhaA, with translation MKFFGSSIKRLHNYGIVLFITVVIAMVWANSPWKGYYVGLMQTEFAFSVGTFQLSESLLLWINDGLMALFFMQVGLELKREIIGGKLSSPKDAILPIGAAIGGMVLPALIYFMFNNSGEASNGWGIPMATDIAFSLGVLALVGKRLPSTLRVFLITLAIVDDLGGVLVIALFYTSGISQMDLLHGLLFFAALIIGNYAGVRSTWFYAIIGIGGVWLTFFFSGVHPTIAGILTAFAIPGRVKIKETTFLERLDRLHKRFQETKSIKGTLISKTQLEILEDIKTASSEAETPLQKLERTLNPIVGFVILPLFALANAGIHLHGDLLKVLSSPVSLGIGLGLIFGKFIGITAFSRLLVAFKLAKLPENVNWKMIYGIGFLGGIGFTMSLFITELAFTDESLIFTAKVSILFASLTAGVMGALLLYRNRKQLRTVKHKRT
- a CDS encoding type II glyceraldehyde-3-phosphate dehydrogenase, which produces MKNIAVVGYGVIGKRVADAINVQDDMSLIGVCDVISDWRIQNAVRKGYAVYAATPEAEKEMKAANIAIEGSMQDILEKVDLVVDCTPKNIAAKNVEIYKGQGIKFIVQGGEKHKTTGHSFSAENNYSTAVNLDATRVVSCNTTSILRTLTALKKADLLDYARGTLLRRATDPWESHLGGIMNTMVPEKDIPSHQGPDAQSVDPDLDVITSAVKVPETLSHMHYWNVKLRKKASKEEVLNALKTSSRIKFIHYDQGLVSNNTIKEMFLDMGRPWGDMYEVALWEDMLKVVGDELFYAYVVDNQAIVIPETIDAIRALTGIETDAHRSIEKTNASLGIG